A region from the Vespula pensylvanica isolate Volc-1 chromosome 9, ASM1446617v1, whole genome shotgun sequence genome encodes:
- the LOC122631815 gene encoding N-terminal Xaa-Pro-Lys N-methyltransferase 1 — translation MEEINDTELLDNRFYKASEKYWDRIPPTVDGMLGGFGFLSEKDIDGSSHFLFSLFELINPPSRQKALDCGAGIGRVTKNLLINHFESVDLLEQNPKFIETAKTYLSTCISRVDFHCSALQHFYPKPQKYDVIWCQWVLGYIRDDDLIEFLKNCVSGLKKKGVLVVKDNVTSSDTLEFDTTDSSVTRPYKDLVGIFEKAGLICIKKKLQRHMPSGLYPVYMFALKPKN, via the exons atggaagaaataaatgatacagAACTACTTGACAATAGGTTTTATAAAGCTTCTGAAAAATATTGGGATCGTATTCCTCCTACCGTTGATGGAATGCTAGGTGGTTTTGGATTTTTATCAGAAAAGGATATAGATGGTTCAtcacattttctattttcattatttgag TTAATAAATCCACCATCAAGACAAAAAGCATTGGATTGCGGTGCTGGAATTGGTCgtgtaacaaaaaatttgttaataaatcattttgaaaGTGTTGATTTGTTAGAACAGAATCCAAAATTCATAGAAACTGCAAAAACATATCTAAGTACTTGTATCTCAAGAGTAGACTTTCATTGTAGtg CACTACAACATTTTTATCCAAAACCACAAAAGTATGATGTTATTTGGTGCCAATGGGTTTTAGGTTATATACGTGATGAtgatttaatagaatttcttaaaaattgtgt GTCaggtttgaaaaaaaaaggtgtgTTAGTTGTAAAAGACAATGTAACAAGCTCCGATACATTGGAGTTTGATACAACAGATTCTTCTGTAACAAGACCATATAAAGACTTAGTAGGTATATTTGAGAAAGCTGGATTaatttgcataaaaaaaaaattgcaacgTCATATGCCTTCTGGTTTATATCCAGTTTATATGTTTGCTCTTAAACCAAAAAACTAA
- the LOC122631814 gene encoding heparin sulfate O-sulfotransferase — MIFRNFTPQWIVMLILTVTILYLKLRINFLEENYQSLHDAVVQIQNELKDNVKSDVRIYKPTNYEEVVIIYNRVPKTASTSFVGLVYDLCKQNKYHVLHINVTNNMHTLTLFNQIQFVNNISRWNAIKPAFYHGHTAFLNFEKFGVKQTPLYINILRKPLDRFISYYYFLRYGDNFRPHLIRKKHGDTKTFDECVNIGQPDCDPNNMWLQIPFLCGHDPACWEVGNKWALEEAKRNLQRHYLLVGVTEELAEFVQILQIVFPRFFKGAYESFLYNNKSHLRQTTQKIDPLPETVEKIQKTVVWKMENELYNFALTHFHAVKKRLISASLQDSNQRFMYEKIRPK; from the exons ATGATATTCAGAAATTTTACGCCCCAATGGATTGTGATGTTGATATTGACTGTTACAATTCTCTATTTGAAGttgagaataaattttttggaAGAAAACTACCAATCACTAC ACGATGCCGTTGTACAAATTCAAAATGAACTAAAAGATAATGTCAAGTCCGATGTACGAATATACAAGCCAACAAATTATGAGGAagttgttataatatataacagagTACCAAAAACAGCCTCTACGAGTTTTGTGGGTTTGGTTTATGATTTGtgcaaacaaaataaatatcatgttTTACATATTAATGTAACAAATAACATGCACACGCTTACACTTTTCAATCAG AttcaatttgtaaataatatatcaagatGGAATGCGATAAAACCAGCATTTTATCATGGCCACACGGcctttttaaattttgaaaa ATTTGGTGTAAAACAAACTcctctttatataaatatattacggAAACCTTTAGACagatttatatcttattattattttctacgatatgGCGATAATTTTAGACCTCATctcataagaaaaaaacacgGTGATACTAAA ACATTTGATGAATGTGTCAATATTGGTCAACCTGACTGTGATCCTAATAATATGTGGCTtcaaattccttttttatgtGGTCATGATCCAGCTTGCTG ggAAGTTGGAAATAAATGGGCACTAGAAGAAGCTAAGAGAAATTTACAAAGACATTATCTTTTAGTAGGTGTTACTGAAGAATTAGCAGAATTTGTACAAATTTTACAGATTGTATTTCCACGGTTCTTTAAAGGGGCGtatgaatcatttttatata ataACAAATCGCATTTACGACAAACGACACAAAAAATCGATCCGTTACCAGAAACAGtggaaaaaattcaaaaaacaGTTGTTTGGAAAATGGAAaacgaattatataattttgcttTAACTCATTTTCATGCTGTTAAAAAGCGTCTCATAAGTGCTTCTCTCCAAGATAGTAATCAACGATTTATGTATGAAAAAATACGACCTAAATAA
- the LOC122631816 gene encoding mediator of RNA polymerase II transcription subunit 21, protein MSKFIKDLIEFQSSFINFITMADRLTQLQDTINQQAEHFCNSVGILQQYSTPSKFPGFDRIGTPQPHQPQEDYAALFATLIARCAKDIDTLIESLPSEESSQELQVASLSRLEQENQEAGKQLEEVVRQGEALLQRIQAALQDIAQSQLDMQNPASTAVLNINLNPTMTFKQENLSSTNSVSSNNVHQLSSSSPSSINQ, encoded by the exons ATGTCAAAAttcat tAAAGATTTAATTGAGTTTCAATCTTCATTTATAAACTTTATCACTATGGCTGATCGTTTAACACAATTGCAAGATACGATAAATCAG cAAGCAGAACATTTTTGCAATAGTGTTGGTATATTGCAACAGTATTCTACGCCAAGTAAATTTCCTGGTTTTGATCGAATCGGTACTCCACAACCACATCAACCGCAAGaag atTATGCAGCACTGTTCGCAACTTTAATTGCAAGATGTGCAAAGGATATTGATACGTTAATAGAAAGTCTTCCAAGTGAAGAATCGTCACAGGAACTTCAAGTAGCTAGTTTAAGTCGTTTAGAACAAGAAAATCAGGAAGCTGGTAAGCAACTTGAAGAGGTAGTAAGACAAGGAGAAGCTTTACTTCAACGAATTCAAGCAGCGTTGCAAGACATTGCTCAAAGCCAATTAGATATGCAGAATCCTGCATCGACTGCTGtacttaatattaatttaaatcctACCATGACCTTTAAACAAGAAAACTTAAGTTCCACAAACTCCGTGTCTTCTAATAATGTCCACCAACTCTCCAGTTCATCGCCAAGTTCAATAAATCAGTAA
- the LOC122631809 gene encoding centromere protein J: MDSEASLVERLHKLRQWQIEQQERLIRQQQEQRQKLTQEQLRMYEALKLPIQEIGLDNRTLCESNWYEDIYLNTNTTDHVDNYRQEQTDKDVKKIIQEQSTNDNNDINKSDDISLFTNSNINPINESFQEEKSLTEFKKSSNVVSKQSLSKLKYQVEDDKDDVENDCNLNNENIYITSQKKKIHLIDHLLEGIEPLPPDKYIDRSFLIDDIPVPSPKKDFQTLLEEKLKEYKPIFNKESNDKKQNQVKRPFLKKGQGLARFRMIQTSKNIPVNVKSCTVPVSIKQITNKQIIPTNSKNDNAKNKNEPKLSRNVPSRKRITTINVSQQQLNLKNVPPPKKIYSEKNEAVLANIESNINSNIIEINSSDIDLKTQREMEEIRIFELLEEKAENSSLCSTSSTVVAFLQQSTPFKMRQKIRDTENNINNPIQEDIVHEVNLGRLQSTDTQPISPNQKFESDVNSFWETIPIKNPNENLENMQVLKKQNISNVSLKNKKSDQIFIQNYMEHVHDEINYNIQNSVCSNDVDVGLHVRFSEYNEYKTIGLTDNSSISSSGSLSQKDYNDERAWSDCSELSDSSDTNVQLIKSRIFKTNEVTNETCDFINTNKIMKEGIDQHEIKETQETIFKSELLKNRLLELEKEIDIFRKENAALSSQRQKLQEDYRSFLKEIKEKELILEDSKKRMDCLQEEKRKLIREKAVLESRLRDSQEKAHQNKLEKQQILDLKEQLEKLQVELRSKESKWNAAQARHRSQMRILKMENIKLKEEVERLTKIKTYNPKITKRIGTFSNTKALHQINKQLSEETKEVIKNDSSLDDDKMSKTMLDAINSEYEYIKSDYEIDNHSNEDHNSNSNKSNNTNIPKEYEQCMQNIIKKRNLYENLLKDATSSSIEVSNVIKGLELRCESSDSKKNQNKKENENSMSQIDKDMCMDVKDKVTLNYENDNNILKASQKLPLASTSSKDLLHTYKRTISPKELKTNEQVQCIEHPNGCTELWYPNGNVKKIFPDKGITKMLYYNGDVRETQKDGKVKYFYASARTWHTTMPDGLEILEFSNGQVEKRSQNGVVEISFPDGSTQIIQVDGYEKWELPDGTIAETFANGEKVVILPNGQREIHTKDHKRREYPDGTVKLIYPDGIQETRYSNGRIRLKDQAGNLLMDSHY; encoded by the exons ATGGATTCGGAAGCATCATTGGTTGAACGTTTACATAAACTAAGACAATGGCAAATTGAACAGCAGGAACGTCTTATAAGACAGCAACAGGAACAACGGCAAAAATTGACTCAGGAGCAATTACGCATGTATGAAGCTTTAAAACTACCTATTCAGGAAATAGGACTCGATAACAGAACATTGTGTGAAAGCAATTGGtatgaagatatatatttaaatacgaatACAACTGATCATGTAGATAATTATAGACAAGAACAAACTGataaagatgtaaaaaaaataattcaagaacAATCtacaaatgataataatgacatAAATAAATCTGatgatatatctttatttactaattcaaatataaatccCATTAATGAATCTTTTCAAGAAGAAAAGTCTCTAactgaatttaaaaaatcttcaaATGTTGTTAGTAAACAAAGCTTAAGTAAACTAAAATATCAAGTAGAAGATGACAAAGATGATGTAGAAAATGATTGTAAtttgaataatgaaaatatatatataacgtcccaaaaaaagaaaattcatctaATAGACCATTTATTAGAAGGAATAGAACCATTACCAcctgataaatatatagatagaagTTTTCTTATTGACGATATTCCAGTGCCATCTCCAAAGAAAGACTTTCAAACTTTGCTAGAAGAAAAGTTGAAAGAATATAAGCCAATATTTAACAAAGaatcaaatgataaaaaacaaaatcaagtTAAAAgaccatttttaaaaaaaggacaagGCTTAGCTAGATTTAGAATGATTCAAACTTCAAAAAATATACCAGTTAATGTAAAATCATGTACTGTCCCTGTatcaattaaacaaattactaataaacaaattattcctacaaatagtaaaaatgataatgcaaaaaataagaatgagCCTAAGTTATCAAGAAATGTGCCTTCAAGGAAGCGCATTACTACTATTAATGTATCACAACAACAGTTAAATTTAAAGAATGTCCCTCCtccaaaaaaaatttattctgaAAAAAACGAAGCTGTATTAGCAAATATcgaatcaaatataaattcaaatattattgaaataaatagttCTGATATTGATTTGAAGACAcaaagagaaatggaagaaataagaatatttgaacttttagaagaaaaagcagagaATTCTAGTTTATGTTCAACCTCAAGTACTGTAGTTGCATTTTTACAACAATCAACACCTTTCAAGATGAGGCAAAAAATTCGGGatacagaaaataatataaataatccaaTACAAGAAGATATTGTTCATGAAGTTAATCTTGGAAGACTCCAATCGACTGATACTCAACCAATATCACCAAATCAAAAGTTTGAATCTGATGTTAATTCTTTCTGGGAAACCATACCTATAAAAAACCCAAATGAAAATCTAGAGAATATGcaagtattaaaaaaacaaaatatatctaatgtatcattaaaaaacaaaaaatctgatcaaatattcattcaaaattatatGGAACACGTAcacgatgaaataaattacaacATTCAAAATTCTGTATGTTCTAATGACGTAGATGTAGGTTTACATGTCAGATTTTCTGAATATAATGAGTATAAAACTATTGGCTTAACTGACAATTCTAGCATATCTAGTAGTGGATCTCTGTCacaaaaagattataatgATGAAAGAGCTTGGAGTGATTGTAGTGAATTATCTGATTCCTCTGATACAAatgtacaattaataaaaagcagAATATTTAAGACAAATGAAGTCACAAATGAAACTTGTGATTTTATCAATACAAATAAGATTATGAAAGAGGGAATAGATCAACAtgagataaaagaaacacaagaaacaattttcaaatctgaacttttaaaaaatcgtttattagaactagaaaaagaaattgatatttttcgcAAAGAAAATGCAGCTCTGTCTTCTCAACGTCAAAAATTGCAAGAAGATTATCGAAGTTttctgaaagaaataaaagaaaaagaattaattttagaagacagtaaaaagagaatggaTTGTTTacaggaggaaaaaagaaaattgatacgtGAAAAAGCCGTACTTGAATCAAGATTACGTGATTCTCAAGAAAAGGCTCATCAAAATAAACTGGAAAAACAACAAATTCTAGACTTAAAAGAACAGTTAGAAAAATTACAAGTTGAGCTTAGAAGCAAAGAAAGTAAATGGAATGCAGCACAAGCTAGACACAGAAGTCAGatgagaatattaaaaatggaaaatataaaattaaaggaagAAGTAGAACGATTAaccaaaataaaaacatataatcctaaaattacaaaaagaatagGTACATTTTCAAATACAAAAGCCTTACATCAGATTAATAAACAGCTTagtgaagaaacgaaagaagtcataaaaaatgattcttcATTAGATGATGATAAAATGTCAAAAACAATGTTGGATGCCATAAATTCggaatatgaatatataaaaagcgATTATGAAATAGATAATCACAGTAATGAAGatcataatagtaatagtaataaaagtaataataccAATATTCCTAAAGAATATGAACAATGTatgcaaaatattattaagaaacgTAATCTATATGAAAATCTATTGAAGGATGCTACATCAAGTTCAATTGAAGTTTCAAATGTAATAAAAGGATTAGAATTAAGATGTGAATCAAGTGATAgtaaaaagaatcaaaataaaaaagaaaatgaaaatagtatGTCACAAATTGATAAGGATATGTGCATGGATGTAAAAGATAAAGTTACtctaaattatgaaaatgataataatatactaaaaGCTTCTCAAAAATTACCATTAGCTTCTACTTCATCTAAAGacttattacatacatataaaagaacTATTTCTCCAAAAGAGCTTAAAACTAATGAACAAGTACAATGTATTGAACATCCTAATGGATGTACTGAATTGTGGTATCCAAAtggtaatgtaaaaaaaatttttcctgACAAAGGTATAACAAAAATGTTATACTATAATGGTGATGTTCGTGAAACacaaaaagatggaaaagtgaaatatttttatgcgTCAGCGCGGACATGGCATACAACAATGCCAGATGGCCTTGAAATTTTAGAATTTTCGAA cGGTCAAGTGGAAAAGCGTTCACAAAATGGTGTGGTTGAAATATCATTTCCAGATGGTTCAACACAAATAATACAAGTAGATGGATATGAAAAATGGGAATTGCCAGATGGAACAATTGCAGAAACCTTTGCAAATGGAGAAAAAGTTGTTATTCTACCCAATGGACAACGAGAAATACATACAAAAGATCataaa agGAGAGAATATCCTGATGGTACAGTTAAATTGATTTATCCAGATGGTATACAAGAAACACGTTATTCTAATGGCAGAATAAGACTTAAAGACCAAGCTGGTAATCTTCTTATGGATTCtcattattaa
- the LOC122631505 gene encoding serine/threonine-protein phosphatase PGAM5, mitochondrial isoform X1, with protein MSVFLRFQKWTVVGLGALSGAALFYYNAYGDCESSCVQNSWTTNFTPSVKWDHNWDRRDPKSLVKPLKINNEIDENKYNEEFAAKRAKHIRHLVLIRHGQYNTAGKVDSEKVLTELGRHQAETTGKRLAELDVSYSLIVRSTMTRAQETSKIIEKSLPNVPTEDDSLLTEGAPIPPEPPIGNWMSERYFYQDGPRIEAAFRKYFHRADPKQEKDTVTILVCHANVIRYFVCRALQFPPEAWMRMSLNHGSITWLCIYPNGRVTMHCLGDTGHMLPQNISYFQMRRKS; from the exons atgtCGGTCTTTTTACGATTTCAAAAATGGACTGTCGTAGGTTTAGGTGCTTTAAGTGGTGCagcattattttattacaatgcCTATGGTGATTGTGAATCCTCTTGTGTACAAAACTCTTGGACAACAAATTTCACGCCTTCTGTAAAGTGGGATCATAACTGGGACAG aCGAGATCCAAAAAGTTTGGTAAAgcctttgaaaataaataatgaaatagatgaaaataaatacaatgaaGAATTTGCAGCAAAAAGAGCTAAACATATAAGGCATTTGGTACTTATTAGACATGGACAATATAATACTGCAGGAAAAGTAGATTCTGAAAAAGTTCTTACTGAACTTG gtCGACATCAAGCTGAAACAACTGGGAAAAGATTAGCAGAATTAGATGTATCTTATTCTTTAATAGTTAGATCAACAATGACAAGAGCTCAAGAAACttctaaaataatagaaaaaagtctTCCAAATGTACCAACTGAAGATGATAGTCTTTTAACTGAAGGTGCACCTATTCCACCTGAACCGCCAATAGGCAATTGGATGTCAGAACGATAT tTTTACCAGGATGGACCTAGAATAGAAGCAGCattcagaaaatatttccatCGAGCAGATCCTaagcaagaaaaagatactGTTACTATTCTTGTTTGTCATGCAAATGTTATCAGATATTTTGTTTGCAG agCTTTACAATTTCCTCCAGAAGCTTGGATGCGCATGTCTTTAAATCATGGAAGCATTACTTGGTTGTGTATATATCCTAATGGAAGAGTAACAATGCATTGTCTTGGAGATACTGGTCATATGTTACCTCAAAACATTTCA TATTTCCAGATGCGAAGAAAAtcatga
- the LOC122631505 gene encoding serine/threonine-protein phosphatase PGAM5, mitochondrial isoform X2 encodes MSVFLRFQKWTVVGLGALSGAALFYYNAYGDCESSCVQNSWTTNFTPSVKWDHNWDRRDPKSLVKPLKINNEIDENKYNEEFAAKRAKHIRHLVLIRHGQYNTAGKVDSEKVLTELGRHQAETTGKRLAELDVSYSLIVRSTMTRAQETSKIIEKSLPNVPTEDDSLLTEGAPIPPEPPIGNWMSERYFYQDGPRIEAAFRKYFHRADPKQEKDTVTILVCHANVIRYFVCRALQFPPEAWMRMSLNHGSITWLCIYPNGRVTMHCLGDTGHMLPQNISMRRKS; translated from the exons atgtCGGTCTTTTTACGATTTCAAAAATGGACTGTCGTAGGTTTAGGTGCTTTAAGTGGTGCagcattattttattacaatgcCTATGGTGATTGTGAATCCTCTTGTGTACAAAACTCTTGGACAACAAATTTCACGCCTTCTGTAAAGTGGGATCATAACTGGGACAG aCGAGATCCAAAAAGTTTGGTAAAgcctttgaaaataaataatgaaatagatgaaaataaatacaatgaaGAATTTGCAGCAAAAAGAGCTAAACATATAAGGCATTTGGTACTTATTAGACATGGACAATATAATACTGCAGGAAAAGTAGATTCTGAAAAAGTTCTTACTGAACTTG gtCGACATCAAGCTGAAACAACTGGGAAAAGATTAGCAGAATTAGATGTATCTTATTCTTTAATAGTTAGATCAACAATGACAAGAGCTCAAGAAACttctaaaataatagaaaaaagtctTCCAAATGTACCAACTGAAGATGATAGTCTTTTAACTGAAGGTGCACCTATTCCACCTGAACCGCCAATAGGCAATTGGATGTCAGAACGATAT tTTTACCAGGATGGACCTAGAATAGAAGCAGCattcagaaaatatttccatCGAGCAGATCCTaagcaagaaaaagatactGTTACTATTCTTGTTTGTCATGCAAATGTTATCAGATATTTTGTTTGCAG agCTTTACAATTTCCTCCAGAAGCTTGGATGCGCATGTCTTTAAATCATGGAAGCATTACTTGGTTGTGTATATATCCTAATGGAAGAGTAACAATGCATTGTCTTGGAGATACTGGTCATATGTTACCTCAAAACATTTCA ATGCGAAGAAAAtcatga
- the LOC122631504 gene encoding nuclear speckle splicing regulatory protein 1 produces MDNIKKEDKHYGLIIPKKQLSAPKAINVFGNEDTSDEDDGTDWVRKALKAESEKNKMKKQTKLSMQKALKEDPTIYQYDEVYDNIGAKNQVKTIKVQEKKPRYIQNFLKAAERRKKEQEHRIERMVQKEREAEGMMYADKESFVTSAYRAKLEEFKKMEEEEAKMNRLESIGDVTKQQDMSGFYRHLYKQTVESIEEIVKIPEKAKNGNDTLEAEDVINNEYSTIANEKYEEKCNVKKIKKSRQYRQRVIEMYESDNELQKEIESCNTNKSINNVENKSINCSEIKEPDKKKQKCEIRDIQTNTMSNLILLDENKDNIKDTEKTSQDIDNKKIEDKENKENKVESAQKKERSSIWLKRTIGPVFEAALQRYYARKATRNAEAQ; encoded by the exons ATGGataatattaagaaagaagataaaca TTATGGTTTAATTATACCTAAAAAACAACTCTCCGCACCAAAAGCAATAAATGTATTTGGAAATGAGGATACTTCTGATGAAGATGATGGCACTGATTGGGTTAGAAAAGCTCTCAAAgcagaaagtgaaaaaaacaaaatgaaaaagcaaaCCAAGCTTAGCATGCAAAAAGCATTAAAAGAAGATCCAACTATTTATCAATATGATGAGGTATATGATAACATAGGAGCCAAAAATCAagttaaaacaataaaagttcaagaaaagaaaccaagatatatacaaaatttcttaaaagctgcagaacgaagaaaaaaagaacaagaacatAGGATAGAAAGGATggtacagaaagaaagagaggctGAAGGAATGATGTATGCAGATAAAGAAAGTTTTGTAACATCTGCATATAGAGCAAAAttagaagaatttaaaaaaatggaggaggaggaagcaAAAATGAATAGATTAGAAAGTATTGGCGACGTGACGAAACAACAAGATATGTCTGGATTCTATAGACATTTATACAAACAAACAGTTGAAAGTATTgaagaaattgtaaaaattccAGAAAAGGCTAAAAATGGTAATGATACGTTAGAAGCAGaagatgtaattaataatgaatattccaCAAtagcaaatgaaaaatatgaagaaaaatgtaatgtaaaaaaaattaaaaaaagtaggCAGTATAGACAAAGAGTTATTGAAATGTATGAAAGTGATAatgaattacaaaaagaaattgagtCTTGTAAcacaaataaaagtataaataatgtagAAAACAAAAGTATCAATTGCTCTGAAATTAAAGAAccagataaaaagaaacaaaaatgtgaAATACGAGATATTCAAACTAATACTATGTctaatttaatacttttagatgaaaataaagacaATATAAAAGATACTGAAAAAACATCACAAgacattgataataaaaagatcgaagataaagaaaataaagagaacaaagTTGAAAGTGcccaaaagaaagaaagatcttcAATTTGGTTAAAAAGAACAATTGGTCCTGTATTTGAAGCAGCTTTACAACGATATTATGCTAGAAAAGCTACACGGAATGCAGAAGCACAATAA